In Rhodamnia argentea isolate NSW1041297 chromosome 4, ASM2092103v1, whole genome shotgun sequence, the following proteins share a genomic window:
- the LOC115744486 gene encoding lysine--tRNA ligase, cytoplasmic: MEGGPVDEAAKAVSDMSVDASPGEESQSKNARKKELKNKQREEERRRKEEEKAKLAAGKASSQSQKSGAADDEDMDPTQYFQNRLKYLEAQKTDGTNPYPHKFQVTMSITEYIDHYGGLNNGEHLEDVAISLAGRIMSKRSSSSKLFFYDLHGGGAKVQVMADASKSGMDDAEFSRFHSNVKRGDIVGISGFPGKTKRGELSIFPKSFIVLSHCLHMMPRQKAAPGSENANVKKTELWVPGSTRNPETYILKDQETRYRQRYLDLVLNLEVRQIFKTRAKVIQYVRKFLDDLDFLEVETPMMNMIAGGAAARPFVTYHNELNMRLFMRIAPELYLKELVVGGLDRVYEIGKQFRNEGIDLTHNPEFTTCEFYMAFADYNDLMELTEKMLSGMVKELTGGYKIKYHANGLDNDPIEIDFTPPFRRLDMIEGLEKMANLDIPKDLSSVEANKYLADACVRFDVKCPPPQTTTRLLDKLVGHFLEETCVNPTFIINHPEIMSPLAKWHRSKPGLTERFELFVNKRELCNAYTELNDPVVQRERFAEQLKDRQSGDDEAMALDEMFCAALEYGLPPTGGWGMGIDRLAMLLTDSQNIKEVLLFPAMKPQDEPPAKAPSS, from the exons ATGGAAGGAGGCCCTGTTGATGAAGCAGCGAAAGCTGTCTCGGACATGTCCGTGGACGCTTCGCCTGGAGAAGAAAGTCAGAGCAAGAA TGCACGCAAGAAAGAGTTGAAGAACAagcagagggaggaggagaggcggcgcaaggaggaggagaaggccAAGCTG GCTGCTGGCAAGGCAAGTTCCCAGTCTCAGAAATCTGGAGCAGCTGATGATGAGGACATGGATCCAACA CAATACTTTCAAAACAGGCTGAAGTATCTCGAGGCACAGAAGACAGATGGGACAAACCCTTATCCTCACAAGTTTCAAGTTACGATGTCTATCACTGAATATATTGACCATTATGGGGGCTTAAACAATGGAGAGCATCTCGAGGATGTCGCCATATCTTTAGCTG GTCGAATCATGAGCAAAcgatcttcatcttcaaagctgtttttttatgatttgcatGGGGGTGGAGCAAAAGTACAAGTCATGGCTGATGCTAG CAAATCAGGTATGGACGATGCTGAGTTTTCAAGATTCCATTCCAACGTGAAGCGTGGTGATATTGTTGGCATCAGTGGTTTTCCAG GAAAAACCAAAAGGGGTGAGCTAAGCATATTTCCCAAGTCTTTTATAGTTTTGTCCCATTGTCTTCACATGATGCCAAGGCAAAAAGCTGCTCCTGGTTCAGAAAATGCAAATGTGAAG AAAACAGAACTGTGGGTTCCAGGAAGTACCAGGAATCCTGAAACCTATATTTTGAAAGATCAG GAAACTCGATACCGTCAGCGTTATCTGGATTTGGTGTTGAATCTGGAGGTTAGGCAGATATTTAAGACTAGAGCCAAGGTCATACAGTATGTTAGGAAGTTCCTCGATGATCTTGACTTCTTGGAG GTTGAGACACCTATGATGAACATGATTGCCGGAGGAGCTGCTGCCCGTCCTTTTGTGACTTATCATAATGAACTAAACATGAGGCTGTTCATGCGTATTGCTCCTGAACTTTACCTGAAGGAGCTGGTTGTTGGAGGATTGGACCGTGTTTATGAGATAGGAAAGCAATTTAGAAATGAAGGAATAGATTTGACTCATAATCCTGAGTTCACTACTTGCGAGTTCTATATGGCTTTTGCAGACTATAATGATTTAATGGAGCTCACCGAGAAAATGCTTAGTG GGATGGTTAAAGAACTTACTGGTGGTTATAAAATTAAGTATCATGCAAATGGACTTGACAACGATCCAATTGAGATTGATTTCACTCCCCCTTTCAG GAGGCTGGACATGATAGAGGGGTTGGAGAAGATGGCTAATCTTGACATTCCAAAGGATCTGTCGAGTGTTGAAGCTAACAAGTACTTGGCGGATGCTTGTGTTAGGTTTGATGTCAAGTGTCCTCCTCCTCAAACAACAACTCGTTTGTTGGACAAG CTTGTGGGGCACTTCTTGGAAGAGACCTGTGTGAATCCTACTTTCATCATCAATCATCCTGAGATCATGAGTCCCTTGGCAAAGTGGCATAGATCGAAGCCAGGCCTGACTGAAAGATTCGAGTTGTTTGTTAACAAGCGCGAA CTTTGCAATGCATATACCGAATTGAATGACCCTGTAGTACAGCGGGAGCGATTTGCCGAACAACTCAAG GATAGGCAATCGGGAGATGATGAAGCCATGGCTTTGGATGAAATGTTCTGTGCCGCACTTGAGTATGGTTTGCCTCCAACTGGCGGCTGGGGGATGGGTATTGATAGGCTTGCCATGCTTTTGACCGACTCACAGAATATTaag GAAGTACTCCTCTTTCCGGCTATGAAACCACAAGACGAGCCTCCGGCCAAAG CTCCGTCGTCTTAG